The following proteins are co-located in the Acidimicrobiales bacterium genome:
- a CDS encoding phosphodiester glycosidase family protein: MTPTPRSRRRAATLGLAAALTIALVAAGAPLAPVAADELEPYADPVPHATGYHVTSRSEPTPGIEYLRLQRGSPQAEVHALRLAPSVLARLEIVTASDHQARTPTRETTTSMCRRVRCVAAINGDYYHLADGLPAGPVVTGGELRFGIGDITHGAVLIDGGRRFSAVTTDELTWTVRVQTGAEVDLTLDRINRSIRDGGTALYTSRYGPSTGTPAGTLEVTARLADGADHPVGQAPLEIVDRSTDGDSPIPAGHVVIAARGDRTHDLELMWAHGAAGLASAILTVDIGPTHHAIGGSPVLLRNGRYHFPWEDPAPATQGRRPRTIIGWTPAGEVLLVTVDGDRPGYSVGINLPEAARLLARLGAIEGVMLDGGASSTMVIAGQVRNRPTGGERAVGGAVVVLSEWGRNISTAAARSIDPACPDPVVPASTFDDLGTANPHAPAVNCVAWWQITQGVTPLRYAPTGVVTRGQMATFLVRFLEASGATVPDTAPAAFPDAAGHSHAPNINRLAAMGIVGGFSDGLYRPDAPVTRAQMASFIARTWEHRLGTPLPADADFFEDDSLDTHERNINGIAQAGIAAGVTAVAYDPASPVRRDQMATFLARSMAELVAGGVTALP, translated from the coding sequence ATGACCCCCACCCCCAGATCTCGCCGCCGGGCCGCCACCCTCGGCCTCGCCGCGGCCCTCACCATCGCCCTCGTCGCCGCCGGAGCACCCCTCGCCCCGGTCGCCGCCGACGAGCTCGAGCCCTACGCCGACCCGGTCCCCCACGCCACCGGCTACCACGTCACCTCGCGCTCCGAACCCACCCCCGGGATCGAGTACCTGCGCCTGCAGCGCGGCTCGCCCCAGGCCGAGGTCCACGCCCTGCGCCTCGCCCCCTCGGTGCTGGCCCGCCTCGAGATCGTCACCGCGTCGGACCACCAGGCCCGCACCCCCACCCGCGAGACCACCACCTCGATGTGTCGCCGGGTCCGCTGCGTCGCCGCGATCAACGGCGACTACTACCACCTCGCCGACGGGCTCCCCGCCGGGCCCGTCGTCACCGGCGGCGAGCTGCGCTTCGGCATCGGCGACATCACCCACGGCGCCGTGCTCATCGACGGCGGCCGCCGCTTCAGCGCCGTCACCACCGACGAGCTCACCTGGACCGTGCGGGTCCAGACCGGCGCCGAGGTCGACCTCACCCTCGACCGGATCAACCGCAGCATCCGCGACGGTGGCACCGCGCTCTACACCAGCCGCTACGGCCCCAGCACCGGCACCCCGGCCGGCACCCTGGAGGTCACCGCCCGCCTCGCCGACGGCGCCGACCATCCGGTGGGCCAGGCCCCACTCGAGATCGTCGACCGCAGCACCGACGGCGACAGCCCCATCCCGGCCGGCCACGTCGTCATCGCCGCCAGGGGCGACCGCACCCACGACCTCGAGCTGATGTGGGCCCACGGCGCCGCCGGGCTCGCCTCGGCGATCCTCACCGTCGACATCGGCCCCACCCACCACGCCATCGGCGGCTCGCCGGTGCTGCTGCGCAACGGCCGCTACCACTTCCCGTGGGAAGACCCCGCGCCGGCCACCCAAGGCCGCCGGCCCCGCACCATCATCGGCTGGACCCCCGCCGGCGAGGTGCTGCTCGTCACCGTCGACGGCGACCGGCCCGGCTACAGCGTCGGCATCAACCTGCCCGAAGCCGCCCGGCTGCTGGCCCGCCTCGGCGCCATCGAAGGCGTCATGCTCGACGGCGGCGCCTCCTCGACGATGGTGATCGCCGGCCAGGTCCGCAACCGGCCCACCGGCGGTGAACGGGCCGTCGGCGGCGCCGTGGTCGTGCTGTCGGAGTGGGGGCGCAACATCTCCACCGCCGCGGCCCGCAGCATCGACCCCGCCTGCCCCGACCCGGTGGTGCCCGCCAGCACCTTCGACGACCTCGGCACCGCCAACCCGCATGCCCCCGCGGTCAACTGCGTCGCCTGGTGGCAGATCACCCAGGGGGTCACGCCCCTGCGCTACGCACCGACCGGGGTGGTCACCCGCGGCCAGATGGCCACCTTCCTCGTCCGGTTCCTCGAAGCCTCCGGGGCCACCGTCCCCGACACCGCGCCCGCCGCCTTCCCCGACGCCGCCGGCCACTCCCACGCCCCCAACATCAACCGGCTGGCCGCCATGGGCATCGTCGGCGGGTTCTCCGACGGCCTCTACCGCCCCGACGCCCCCGTCACCCGGGCCCAGATGGCGTCGTTCATCGCCCGCACCTGGGAGCACCGCCTCGGCACCCCGCTGCCCGCCGACGCCGACTTCTTCGAGGACGACTCGCTCGACACCCACGAGCGCAACATCAACGGCATCGCCCAGGCCGGCATCGCCGCCGGGGTCACCGCCGTCGCCTACGACCCGGCCAGCCCGGTCCGCCGCGACCAGATGGCCACCTTCCTCGCCCGGTCCATGGCCGAGCTCGTCGCCGGAGGGGTCACCGCACTGCCATGA
- a CDS encoding S-layer homology domain-containing protein: MSQHSFATSLRRRIAIVMAAMLALTLVPLAGPAGAQPAPAPDISTCDDAPDAGFTDTAGTGFETEIDCLAAFGVTTGTTATTYSPAVQVRRSQMALFYYRVGTAAGLTWDTSDAGFTDLAGLDADFVDAINALANAGIVQGTSATEFSPQDRIRRSQMALFIDRFQEELTGFAYSDGFTGDDLFPDISTLDAEARLAVNGIGSVGISQGDASGNYVPSGFVSRQQMAAFIVRHLVDNGFEVPGADVSGVIIEAYDPTPGAGNPNYIFSTGDEVVEVEVGDDPTFMVTGVPATETVFGASAQLGAMVTYNEDADTHDVTPQDVLAAGFTVGYGLDLTGPTTNLIEPYSGVEMGFLADPDDNTSGTTVLELDNNTSGDAADAPVYRVGNNTVTYAVFEANISFGDTLTVENYDDGDADTDVIYRLQNGDISGGADVVDATDDPILMTIETNEWNVGNDLAGASPFQLDSGEYTAGTQRFSADGTPYNLAGIGTWLDDAIDGLGTDDYVRVTYTRSSGVEDFAFTVVEADEDDEAEAGSITGTYVGGTASNGTLGGAAGSFDILVDGDVVTVEVSMPDAGILVDGVITSVDEIAGAIDAGASVTVMVEDDGQLETDPVTASAGRRSRPHHQPVREPLPT; this comes from the coding sequence TTGAGTCAACACTCATTTGCGACGTCACTGCGGCGCCGCATCGCGATCGTGATGGCGGCCATGCTCGCCCTCACGCTGGTGCCGCTCGCCGGCCCCGCTGGTGCGCAGCCGGCACCCGCCCCCGACATCAGCACCTGCGATGACGCACCTGATGCCGGGTTCACCGATACCGCCGGTACCGGCTTCGAGACCGAGATCGATTGTCTCGCCGCCTTCGGAGTCACCACCGGCACCACCGCCACCACCTACTCGCCTGCGGTGCAGGTGCGTCGGAGCCAGATGGCGCTGTTCTACTACCGCGTCGGCACCGCTGCCGGCCTGACCTGGGACACCAGCGATGCCGGGTTCACCGACCTCGCCGGTCTCGACGCCGACTTCGTCGACGCCATCAACGCGCTGGCCAACGCCGGCATCGTCCAGGGCACCTCGGCCACCGAGTTCTCGCCCCAGGACCGCATCCGTCGTAGCCAGATGGCGCTGTTCATCGATCGGTTCCAGGAGGAGCTGACCGGGTTCGCCTACAGCGACGGCTTCACCGGCGACGACCTGTTCCCCGACATCTCGACCCTCGACGCCGAGGCTCGCCTCGCCGTCAACGGCATCGGCTCGGTCGGCATCTCCCAGGGTGATGCCTCCGGCAACTACGTGCCGTCGGGCTTCGTGTCCCGCCAGCAGATGGCAGCGTTCATCGTCCGCCACCTGGTCGACAACGGCTTCGAGGTCCCCGGCGCCGATGTCAGCGGCGTCATCATCGAGGCCTACGATCCCACGCCTGGCGCAGGGAATCCGAACTACATCTTCTCGACCGGCGACGAGGTCGTCGAGGTTGAGGTCGGCGACGATCCCACCTTCATGGTGACCGGTGTGCCCGCGACGGAGACCGTCTTCGGCGCCTCCGCCCAGCTTGGTGCGATGGTCACCTACAACGAGGACGCCGACACCCACGACGTCACCCCGCAGGACGTCCTGGCGGCGGGCTTCACCGTCGGTTACGGCCTCGACCTCACCGGCCCGACGACCAACCTGATCGAGCCCTATTCGGGTGTCGAGATGGGATTCCTCGCTGATCCAGACGACAACACCTCCGGCACCACCGTGCTTGAGCTGGACAACAACACCAGCGGCGATGCTGCGGACGCTCCGGTCTACCGCGTCGGCAACAACACGGTGACCTATGCAGTGTTCGAGGCGAACATCAGCTTCGGCGACACTCTCACCGTCGAGAACTATGACGATGGCGACGCTGACACCGACGTCATCTACCGGCTCCAGAACGGAGACATCAGCGGCGGCGCCGACGTGGTCGACGCCACAGATGATCCGATCCTCATGACGATCGAGACCAACGAGTGGAACGTCGGCAACGACTTGGCCGGCGCCAGCCCATTCCAGTTGGACTCCGGTGAATACACTGCCGGGACCCAGCGCTTCAGCGCCGACGGGACCCCCTACAACCTGGCAGGCATCGGTACCTGGCTCGACGACGCGATCGACGGCCTGGGCACAGACGACTACGTGCGGGTGACCTACACCCGGTCTAGTGGCGTCGAGGACTTCGCCTTCACCGTCGTCGAAGCCGACGAGGATGACGAAGCCGAGGCCGGCTCGATCACCGGCACCTACGTCGGTGGCACTGCCTCCAACGGCACTCTGGGTGGAGCCGCCGGATCCTTCGACATCCTCGTCGATGGCGACGTCGTCACGGTCGAGGTTTCCATGCCTGATGCGGGCATCCTTGTCGACGGCGTCATCACGTCGGTTGATGAGATCGCAGGCGCGATCGATGCTGGCGCCTCGGTCACTGTCATGGTCGAGGATGACGGTCAGCTTGAGACCGATCCCGTCACGGCATCCGCAGGACGGCGATCTCGTCCTCATCACCAACCCGTAAGGGAACCGCTACCAACGTGA
- a CDS encoding S-layer homology domain-containing protein, producing MSDGSPMARWRRRTAMVMAAMLAVALVPLAGPAGAQPAPAPDISAACADAESAGFTDTAGTGFETEIDCLAGFGVTTGTTATTYSPAVQVRRSQMALFYYRVGVAAGLTWDTSDAGFGDLAGLEPDFVDAVNALANAGIVQGTSATEFSPQDRIRRSQMALFIDRFQEELTGFGYSDGFTGSDLFPDIDTLSAEARLAVNGIGSVGISQGDASGNYVPSGFVSRQQMAAFIVRHLAENGLEVPGADVSGVIIEANDFGPGDAAATGDEYIISTGDEIVTAEVGADPEFFLDGVSATAAVFAGSAGVGDMITWNEDADTHDVSPQDVLTAGFVVGEELHAGGGGSTNLIEPYSGATLEFNTDPTDPTDFGDSLDLDRNTSGDSADDPIYRVGNQTVADYDAFAAEISFGDVLTVENYNDADEAVIYRLQNDSIVGGFADTGDYITGLGSNDIEIRVDTDGRVEYAAVSPAGVTPIGNEPDTSDTWFTLTDTGYVDGEQRFTAEGAPYDHDGIDAWLTGALDDLEGDDFIRLTYSRSGGVEQFVFTVVDAEDPAVEPGSISGTFVAGSAVYPGSAGGTSVDFQVLVDGDVYDVIASSPEAAILVDGVITAVNEVPTDVDAGASVTISVEDDSQISDTATQVDVYADGDLVLITNP from the coding sequence GTGAGTGACGGATCCCCGATGGCGCGTTGGCGGCGCCGCACGGCGATGGTGATGGCGGCCATGCTCGCCGTCGCCCTGGTGCCGCTCGCCGGCCCCGCTGGTGCGCAGCCGGCACCCGCCCCCGACATCAGCGCGGCGTGCGCCGACGCTGAGAGCGCCGGGTTCACCGATACCGCCGGTACCGGTTTCGAGACCGAGATCGACTGTCTCGCCGGCTTCGGTGTCACCACCGGCACCACCGCCACCACCTACTCGCCTGCGGTGCAGGTGCGCCGCAGCCAGATGGCGCTGTTCTACTACCGGGTCGGCGTCGCCGCCGGTCTGACCTGGGACACCAGCGATGCCGGGTTCGGTGACCTTGCCGGTCTCGAGCCCGACTTCGTCGACGCCGTCAACGCGCTGGCCAACGCCGGCATCGTCCAGGGCACCTCGGCCACCGAGTTCTCGCCCCAGGACCGGATCCGTCGCAGCCAGATGGCGCTGTTCATCGATCGGTTCCAGGAGGAGCTGACCGGGTTCGGCTACAGCGACGGCTTCACCGGCTCCGATCTGTTCCCCGACATCGACACCCTGAGCGCCGAGGCTCGCCTGGCGGTCAACGGCATCGGTTCGGTCGGCATCTCCCAGGGTGACGCCTCCGGCAACTATGTGCCGTCGGGGTTCGTGTCCCGCCAGCAGATGGCGGCGTTCATCGTCCGCCACCTGGCCGAGAACGGCCTCGAGGTCCCCGGCGCCGACGTCAGCGGTGTGATCATCGAGGCCAACGACTTCGGTCCCGGCGATGCCGCGGCGACCGGTGACGAGTACATCATCTCCACCGGCGACGAGATCGTCACCGCCGAGGTCGGGGCTGATCCCGAGTTCTTCCTCGACGGCGTCTCGGCCACTGCCGCCGTGTTCGCCGGCAGCGCTGGCGTGGGCGACATGATCACCTGGAACGAGGATGCCGACACGCACGACGTCAGCCCGCAGGACGTGCTCACCGCCGGGTTCGTCGTCGGCGAGGAGCTGCACGCCGGTGGTGGTGGCTCGACCAACCTGATCGAGCCCTACTCCGGCGCGACGTTGGAGTTCAACACCGACCCCACCGACCCGACCGACTTCGGAGACTCGCTCGACCTCGACCGCAACACCAGCGGTGATTCCGCGGACGATCCGATCTATCGGGTCGGCAACCAGACCGTCGCCGACTACGACGCCTTCGCCGCCGAGATCAGCTTCGGCGACGTTCTCACCGTCGAGAACTACAACGACGCCGATGAGGCGGTCATCTACCGGCTCCAGAACGACAGCATCGTCGGCGGCTTCGCCGACACGGGCGACTACATCACCGGTCTCGGTAGCAACGACATCGAGATCCGCGTCGACACCGACGGTCGGGTCGAGTACGCCGCCGTCAGCCCCGCTGGCGTGACGCCCATCGGCAACGAGCCCGACACGTCCGACACCTGGTTCACCCTGACCGACACGGGCTACGTGGATGGCGAGCAGCGCTTCACCGCCGAGGGCGCGCCCTACGACCACGACGGCATCGACGCCTGGCTCACCGGGGCACTCGACGACCTCGAGGGCGATGACTTCATCCGCTTGACCTACAGCCGCTCCGGCGGGGTCGAGCAGTTCGTCTTCACCGTGGTCGACGCCGAGGATCCCGCCGTCGAGCCCGGCAGCATCAGTGGCACCTTCGTCGCTGGCAGCGCCGTCTATCCGGGATCTGCCGGTGGCACCTCGGTGGACTTCCAGGTCCTGGTCGACGGTGATGTCTACGACGTGATCGCGAGCTCGCCCGAGGCCGCCATCCTCGTCGACGGTGTCATCACTGCCGTCAACGAAGTGCCGACAGACGTCGATGCGGGTGCGTCGGTGACCATCTCGGTCGAGGACGACAGCCAGATCAGCGACACCGCGACGCAGGTCGACGTCTACGCCGACGGCGATCTCGTCCTCATCACCAACCCGTAG
- a CDS encoding S-layer homology domain-containing protein: MSGYRARRTTAPIVAALVAVVSLSASVVGVAPVGADPAAPPDTEPACGHVGSAGFTDTGGTGFEAVIDCLAAFGVTSGTTATTYSPAVQVRRSQMALFYHRVGDEFGLPWDTSDAGFGDLDGLDAEFVDAINALANAGIVNGTSATEFSPQDRIRRSQMALFIDRFQQHATSVAYSDGFAGDDLFPDISTLGAEARAAVNGIGSVGISQGDGDGDYVPSGFVSRQQMAAFIVRHLAENDLAAPGAPVGGVLVAYTSGSGYVFSDWNKLVEVDIEPGDAFFIDGEPATEAAFEAALSSSTTGLGHQIVHEGASDSHDVVPRDDEELALHGFVVGPDLDLTASPIEASLVELVSGITLVDSADLGWGDVDTYRVASTTVTESEFLDEINFGDTLAIGDEGGERIATLNNHSSRAFIGDEANIGAPDPGVQIAVQVDHGEFVGGNDLAGGDAFVLSQAAYDAGEQEFSVDGTAYDYTDIEDFLVNGTGGSTIGELVDGRAVAPLPPRRRGRALRALDLSALKPSERNSGRGGTPLRSGDGYGRVSLTCGWGERRA, encoded by the coding sequence ATGAGCGGGTATCGAGCCCGGAGAACGACGGCGCCGATCGTGGCGGCCCTGGTCGCCGTCGTGTCGCTGTCGGCATCGGTGGTGGGGGTCGCGCCGGTCGGGGCCGACCCTGCGGCGCCGCCCGACACTGAGCCGGCCTGCGGTCACGTGGGATCGGCGGGCTTCACCGACACCGGGGGCACCGGGTTCGAGGCGGTCATCGACTGCCTTGCCGCCTTCGGTGTCACCTCCGGCACCACCGCCACCACCTACTCGCCTGCGGTGCAGGTGCGCCGGAGCCAGATGGCGCTGTTCTACCACCGGGTCGGTGACGAGTTCGGCCTGCCCTGGGACACCAGCGATGCCGGGTTCGGCGACCTCGACGGACTCGACGCCGAGTTCGTCGACGCCATCAACGCGCTGGCCAACGCCGGCATCGTCAACGGCACCTCGGCCACCGAGTTCTCGCCCCAGGACCGCATCCGTCGCAGCCAGATGGCGTTGTTCATCGACCGCTTCCAGCAGCACGCGACGAGCGTCGCCTACAGCGACGGCTTCGCGGGCGACGACCTGTTCCCCGACATCTCGACCCTGGGCGCCGAGGCCCGGGCGGCGGTCAACGGCATCGGTTCGGTCGGCATCTCCCAGGGTGACGGCGACGGCGACTACGTGCCGTCGGGGTTCGTGTCCCGCCAGCAGATGGCGGCGTTCATCGTCCGCCACCTGGCCGAGAACGATCTGGCGGCGCCCGGCGCCCCGGTCGGGGGCGTCCTCGTCGCGTACACCTCGGGCAGCGGCTATGTCTTCTCCGACTGGAACAAGCTGGTCGAGGTCGACATCGAACCCGGCGACGCGTTCTTCATCGACGGGGAACCGGCGACCGAGGCCGCCTTCGAGGCCGCGCTGTCGTCGAGCACGACCGGGCTCGGCCACCAGATCGTCCACGAGGGGGCGAGCGACAGCCACGACGTGGTCCCTCGCGACGACGAGGAGCTCGCCCTCCACGGGTTCGTGGTCGGCCCCGACCTGGACCTGACGGCGTCGCCGATCGAGGCGAGCCTGGTCGAGCTGGTGTCGGGCATCACGCTGGTGGATTCGGCCGACCTCGGCTGGGGCGACGTCGACACCTACCGGGTGGCGTCCACGACGGTCACCGAGTCCGAGTTCCTGGACGAGATCAACTTCGGCGACACCCTGGCCATCGGTGACGAGGGCGGTGAGCGCATCGCCACCCTCAACAACCACAGCAGCAGGGCGTTCATCGGCGACGAGGCGAACATCGGTGCCCCGGACCCGGGGGTCCAGATCGCGGTGCAGGTCGACCACGGCGAGTTCGTTGGCGGCAACGACCTCGCCGGCGGTGACGCGTTCGTGCTCAGCCAGGCCGCCTACGACGCCGGTGAACAGGAGTTCAGCGTCGACGGCACGGCCTACGACTACACCGACATCGAGGACTTCCTGGTGAACGGCACCGGCGGCTCGACGATCGGCGAGCTGGTCGACGGACGGGCTGTCGCTCCACTACCGCCGCGACGGCGGGGTCGAGCGCTTCGAGCTCTGGACCTCAGCGCCCTGAAACCGTCCGAGAGAAATTCCGGCCGAGGTGGTACCCCGTTGCGATCCGGTGACGGTTACGGACGTGTGAGCCTCACCTGCGGGTGGGGCGAGCGGCGAGCGTGA
- a CDS encoding S-layer homology domain-containing protein has protein sequence MSDGSPMARWRRRTAMVMAAMLAVALVPLAGPAGAQPAPPPDIEPSCGHVGSAGFTDIGGTGFEDVIDCLAAFGVTTGTSGTEYSPAVQVRRSQMALFYHRVGDELGLVFDTSDAGFSDLDGLDPAFVDAINAMANEGIVQGTSPGEFSPQDRIRRSQMALFIDRFQDRATGYAYSDGFSGSDLFDDIGSLGAEARGAVNGIGSVGITQGDGAGSYGPSGFVSRQQMAAFVVRHLAEIGLTAPGSAVSGNLVDYDSGDSYTVSDGDQLVDVDIEPGDTFSISGGVVSEADFETALASSTTGLGHVMDHDSATGEHDVTPLDDDMLAAHGFVVGSDLFLNVVPIEASIDEPVSGVTMVDSAEVGWDDIDAYRVDSVDATESEFRDEVSFGDTVSIAYVGGDRTVWINNGAVSGPIGDETNIGFLDPGVEIGFQVDFGAFVGGNDLVADDSFVLTRDGYDDGVQEYTVDGSLFDYDDIEDLLVNGYGGQTIGELIDDGLSVEYYRTGGVEHFDFSF, from the coding sequence GTGAGTGACGGATCCCCGATGGCGCGTTGGCGGCGCCGCACGGCGATGGTGATGGCGGCCATGCTCGCCGTCGCCCTGGTGCCGCTCGCCGGCCCCGCTGGTGCGCAGCCGGCGCCGCCGCCCGACATCGAGCCGTCGTGCGGGCACGTGGGCTCGGCGGGGTTCACCGACATCGGGGGCACCGGGTTCGAGGACGTCATCGACTGTCTCGCCGCCTTCGGTGTCACCACCGGCACCTCGGGCACCGAGTACTCGCCGGCGGTGCAGGTGCGCCGAAGCCAGATGGCGCTGTTCTACCACCGGGTCGGTGACGAGCTCGGACTGGTCTTTGACACCAGCGACGCGGGCTTCAGCGACCTGGACGGGCTCGACCCGGCGTTCGTCGACGCGATCAACGCCATGGCCAACGAGGGGATCGTCCAGGGGACCTCGCCGGGCGAGTTCTCGCCCCAGGATCGCATCCGCCGCAGCCAGATGGCGCTGTTCATCGACCGGTTCCAGGACCGCGCGACCGGGTATGCCTACAGCGACGGTTTCTCCGGGTCCGACCTGTTCGACGACATCGGGTCGCTTGGCGCCGAGGCCCGTGGCGCAGTCAACGGGATCGGTTCGGTCGGCATCACCCAGGGTGACGGCGCGGGCAGCTACGGGCCGTCGGGCTTTGTGTCCCGCCAGCAGATGGCGGCGTTCGTCGTGCGTCACCTGGCCGAGATCGGGCTGACAGCGCCGGGTTCCGCGGTCTCGGGGAATCTCGTCGACTACGACTCCGGTGACAGCTACACGGTCTCCGACGGCGACCAGCTCGTCGACGTCGACATCGAACCGGGCGACACCTTCTCGATCTCGGGCGGGGTGGTGTCGGAGGCCGACTTCGAGACGGCGCTCGCCTCGAGCACGACGGGTCTCGGCCACGTCATGGACCACGATTCGGCGACCGGCGAGCACGACGTGACCCCACTCGACGACGACATGCTGGCCGCCCACGGGTTCGTGGTCGGTTCGGACCTCTTCCTGAACGTCGTGCCGATCGAGGCGAGCATCGACGAGCCGGTCTCGGGGGTGACGATGGTGGACTCGGCTGAGGTCGGCTGGGACGACATCGACGCCTACCGGGTGGACTCGGTGGACGCCACCGAGTCGGAGTTCCGCGACGAGGTCAGCTTCGGCGACACCGTGTCGATCGCCTACGTCGGCGGCGACCGGACCGTCTGGATCAACAACGGCGCGGTATCGGGGCCCATCGGCGACGAGACGAACATCGGATTCCTCGATCCAGGGGTCGAGATCGGGTTCCAGGTGGACTTCGGCGCCTTCGTCGGGGGCAACGACCTGGTCGCCGACGACTCGTTCGTGCTGACCCGCGACGGCTATGACGATGGTGTCCAGGAGTACACGGTGGACGGCAGTCTCTTCGACTATGACGACATCGAGGATCTGCTGGTCAACGGGTACGGGGGCCAGACGATCGGCGAGCTCATCGATGACGGCCTCTCGGTCGAGTACTACCGCACCGGCGGGGTCGAGCACTTCGACTTCTCGTTCTGA
- a CDS encoding S-layer homology domain-containing protein: protein MQTHERCEGDYPGVYDPATMRCTAAPDEDAPADACTGDSGGPLVTTDDRGRARQVGIVSFGTALRCAETPAVYLTTGAVHAWIGSVTGIVTFSDLVGTPHADAIIALAERGIASGRTDGTYGPNQPITRAQMATVLTRALGLTPTPADFDDVPADHPHNASIGAVVAAGITSGRADGTFGPDAAVNRGQMATFLLRALSLDPQPADVPDVDISHPHYHSIGAIMDAGISTGRADGTFAPELTVTRGQLASFLTRALGVPVG, encoded by the coding sequence ATCCAGACCCACGAGCGCTGCGAGGGCGACTACCCCGGCGTCTACGACCCCGCCACCATGCGCTGCACCGCCGCCCCCGACGAGGACGCCCCGGCCGACGCCTGCACCGGCGACAGCGGCGGTCCGCTCGTCACCACCGACGACCGTGGCCGGGCCCGCCAGGTCGGCATCGTCAGCTTCGGCACCGCCCTGCGGTGCGCCGAGACCCCCGCGGTGTACCTCACCACCGGCGCGGTGCACGCCTGGATCGGCTCGGTCACCGGCATCGTCACCTTCTCCGACCTGGTCGGCACCCCCCACGCCGACGCCATCATCGCCCTCGCCGAGCGCGGCATCGCCTCCGGACGCACCGACGGCACCTACGGGCCCAACCAGCCCATCACCCGGGCCCAGATGGCCACCGTGCTCACCCGGGCCCTCGGCCTGACCCCCACCCCCGCCGACTTCGACGACGTGCCCGCCGACCACCCCCACAACGCCAGCATCGGCGCCGTGGTCGCCGCCGGCATCACCTCCGGGCGCGCCGACGGCACCTTCGGGCCCGACGCGGCGGTCAACCGGGGCCAGATGGCCACCTTCCTGCTGCGAGCCCTCAGCTTGGACCCCCAGCCCGCCGATGTACCCGACGTGGACATCAGTCACCCCCATTACCACAGCATCGGAGCGATCATGGACGCCGGCATCTCCACCGGGCGCGCCGACGGCACCTTCGCCCCCGAGCTGACCGTCACCCGAGGCCAGCTCGCCAGCTTCCTCACCCGAGCGCTGGGAGTGCCCGTTGGCTGA